In the Butyricicoccus intestinisimiae genome, CCAGCTTCGTTGAGTGCAATTACTCTCTTAATGAGTTCAGGAGCCACAAAAGGGCCCTTCTTAATGCTTCTGCCCATATTTCATGTCCTCCCTTACTTACCGTTGCGTCTTCTGACAATCTGCTTGTCAGTGCGATTCTTCGTCTTTCTGGTCTTGTAACCCAGAGCCGGCTTGCCCCACGGGGTAACCGGGCCCGGACGTCCGACAGGGCTCTTGCCCTCGCCGCCGCCGTGCGGATGGTCACACGGGTTCATGACAGAACCACGAACGGTCGGGCGGACACCGCGATGACGGGTCTTGCCAGCCTTACCAAGCTTCTGGTTGCTGTAATCCTGATTGCCTACGGCACCGATGGTAGCCATGCAGTTCAGGCGGATATAACGGTACTCGCCAGACGGCAGACGTACCTGAGCTACGCCGTTCTCCTTAGCCATCAGCTGAGCTGCGCCGCCAGCGGAACGAACCAGCTGAGCGCCCTTGCCCGGGTACAGCTCGATGTTGTGGATTACGGTACCAACCGGAATGTTCTCGATCGGCAGTGCGTTGCCCGGCTTGATGTCAGCGCCGGTGGAAGAAATGACAGTGTCGCCAACAGACAGACCCTGCGGTGCGATGATGTAGCGCTTCTCGCCATCCTCGTACTGAACCAGCGCGATGTTTGCGGAACGGTTCGGGTCGTATTCGATGGTCAGGACGGTAGCCTTGATGTCCATCTTGTTGCGCTTGAAGTCAATGATTCTGTACTTCTGCTTGTTACCGCCGCCCTGGTGACGTACGGTGATTCTGCCATAGCTGTTACGGCCGGAATGCTTCTTCTTCTTTTCCAGAAGGCTCTTTTCCGGCTTGACCTTGGAAAGACCGCTGTAGTCAACTACGGTCATGTTGCGTCGAGACGGGGTGGACGCAGTATAGGTCTTTATCGGCATGTTTTTCAACTCCTTTAGATGATTTCAAACGTGTGCCCTTCGGCACGTTTCATTCCCTCGTGTGGATTAAAGCATACCCTCGAAGATCTCCAGCTGCTTGGAGTCAGCGGTCAGGGTTACGACTGCCTTCTTCTTAGCCGGGGTCTTGCCGGTGTGAACGCCCATTCTCTTCCACTTGCCCGGAAGCTTGATGGTGTTAACGGAAGCGACCTTGACACCGAAGATTTCTTCGATTGCCTTCTTGATCTCTACCTTGTTTGCGTCGCCCTGTACTTCGAAAACGTACTTGTTTTCAGCGATACCGGACATGGAACGCTCTGTGATGACAGGCTTCTTAATGATAT is a window encoding:
- the rplB gene encoding 50S ribosomal protein L2; translation: MPIKTYTASTPSRRNMTVVDYSGLSKVKPEKSLLEKKKKHSGRNSYGRITVRHQGGGNKQKYRIIDFKRNKMDIKATVLTIEYDPNRSANIALVQYEDGEKRYIIAPQGLSVGDTVISSTGADIKPGNALPIENIPVGTVIHNIELYPGKGAQLVRSAGGAAQLMAKENGVAQVRLPSGEYRYIRLNCMATIGAVGNQDYSNQKLGKAGKTRHRGVRPTVRGSVMNPCDHPHGGGEGKSPVGRPGPVTPWGKPALGYKTRKTKNRTDKQIVRRRNGK
- the rplW gene encoding 50S ribosomal protein L23; its protein translation is MKSAYDIIKKPVITERSMSGIAENKYVFEVQGDANKVEIKKAIEEIFGVKVASVNTIKLPGKWKRMGVHTGKTPAKKKAVVTLTADSKQLEIFEGML